A region from the Dendropsophus ebraccatus isolate aDenEbr1 chromosome 1, aDenEbr1.pat, whole genome shotgun sequence genome encodes:
- the LOC138783168 gene encoding DNA damage-regulated autophagy modulator protein 1-like, translating into MQIRGLAFVPVAWGLWSLWGLYMLVILTVISGHNHKPFISDTGIQSPESVVYTIVFMVLSILGPGVAFLQYKFMLYRSEPAEKSFVIIQRILFVIGWIVSFGTTVNAIFSVRSNPLAHRIGAGIGFVGTAIYNVCQAGLLYRTSYSSRLMCHIRLAAALGTIVILVLFAVGMGSFYSELCTGQCSEIFYLPVLVSEYVGFCGLTLHQLFSYTDFQSLTLTVSRKGITICLREKTEDPKNPA; encoded by the exons ATGCAGATCCGCGGTCTGGCATTCGTGCCTGTTGCTTGGGGTCTATGGAGTCTATGGGGCTTGTATATGCTTGTCATACTGACTGTCATCTCAGGACACAACCACAAGCCATTCATCAG TGACACAGGAATACAATCCCCGGAGTCGGTGGTATACACCATTGTCTTTATGGTATTATCCATCCTAG GACCTGGCGTGGCTTTTCTCCAGTACAAGTTCATGTTATATCGGTCTGAACCAGCGGAGAAGTCCTTTGTCATCATCCAGAGAATCCTTTTTGTCATTGGATGGATCGTGAGCTTTGGGACCACTGTGAATGCCATATTTTCA GTGAGAAGCAATCCTTTAGCCCACAGGATTGGAGCAGGAATAGGTTTTGTTGGCACTGCAATTTATAATGTTTGCCAAGCTGGATTGCTGTATAGAACATCCTACAGCAGTCGCTTGATGTGCCACATTAGACTGGCCGCAGCCTTGGGGACCATCGTGATACTTGTTCTGT TTGCTGTAGGAATGGGCTCCTTCTACAGTGAGCTGTGTACCGGGCAATGTTCTGAG ATCTTCTATTTGCCCGTCCTGGTATCCGAATATGTAGGATTCTGCGGCCTGACATTACACCAACTATTCAGCTATACAGATTTCCAG AGTTTAACGTTAACGGTCTCTCGAAAAGGCATCACCATCTGCCTAAGGGAGAAGACCGAGGACCCTAAAAACCCTGCGTGA